The Anaerolineae bacterium genome has a segment encoding these proteins:
- a CDS encoding ABC transporter ATP-binding protein: MIVVERLTFAYPGRPPVFQDFDWEVGPGEKWAVIGPSGCGKSTLLYLLAGLRKPVTGCVYIAGVPVTRPRASVGLILQDYGLLPWATVWENVALGMRLGRFYAHKRENGPARPYPPPDIPPARVDYWLERLGIAGLRDAYPSQLSGGQRQRAAIARTLVLEPSVLLMDEPFSSLDALTREDLQDLVAALASETGLTLVLVTHDIEEAALLGQRILVLDMPPTRRSRVIENPLAGSPGYRNRPEYWAKCTELRTALAKA; the protein is encoded by the coding sequence ATGATCGTCGTGGAGCGTCTGACCTTCGCCTATCCCGGCCGGCCTCCGGTGTTTCAAGACTTTGATTGGGAGGTAGGGCCGGGCGAAAAATGGGCGGTCATCGGGCCATCCGGCTGCGGCAAATCTACGTTGCTATACCTGCTGGCCGGATTACGTAAGCCGGTAACCGGGTGTGTGTACATAGCTGGCGTGCCGGTCACTCGGCCGCGTGCTAGCGTCGGGCTGATCCTTCAAGATTATGGTCTGCTACCATGGGCTACCGTGTGGGAAAACGTCGCGCTAGGTATGCGCCTGGGGCGATTTTACGCGCATAAGCGAGAGAATGGCCCGGCCAGGCCCTACCCCCCGCCCGACATCCCGCCAGCTCGTGTCGACTATTGGCTGGAGCGGTTGGGCATCGCTGGGCTGCGCGACGCGTATCCCAGCCAATTGTCCGGCGGACAGCGACAGCGCGCGGCCATCGCCCGCACGCTGGTGCTGGAGCCAAGTGTCCTGCTCATGGACGAGCCGTTTTCCTCCCTGGATGCATTGACACGTGAGGATCTGCAGGACCTGGTAGCGGCGCTGGCTAGTGAAACTGGCCTCACGCTGGTGTTGGTAACCCACGACATTGAAGAGGCTGCCCTTCTAGGACAACGCATCTTGGTGCTGGACATGCCGCCTACAAGGCGGTCACGTGTGATCGAAAATCCGCTAGCAGGCAGCCCGGGCTATCGCAACCGGCCTGAGTACTGGGCTAAGTGTACCGAGTTACGAACGGCCTTGGCTAAGGCCTAA
- the hemW gene encoding radical SAM family heme chaperone HemW, which produces MTELPLGLYIHIPFCQRKCPYCDFNTYAGLDRLFNPYVEALTQEIRRTGEALEHPVASTLFLGGGTPTVLPVELLADVLTACRQAFQLSPDVEITSEANPGTVDQACFSGLRALGVNRLSMGVQSFDPEELRFLGRIHGANEAEAAFHAARAAGFENINLDLIYGLPGQKPETWLATLDRAIALEPEHISLYSLTIEEGTPFARWAAEGRIAYPDDDLAAELYELASERLQAAGYVQYEISNWARHASMPPFADQNPRFACQHNLIYWRYQPYLGFGAGAHSMQPGRRWWNLRSPQAYIQRIREGKSAEGGHEVISERLGMGEMMMLGLRLVREGVSDVAFQRRWGVSLAEIFGPVLDELEALGLLERLPGRVRLSPRAYLIGNQVFARFLP; this is translated from the coding sequence ATGACTGAGTTGCCGCTGGGGCTATACATCCATATCCCTTTCTGCCAGCGCAAGTGTCCGTATTGCGATTTCAATACATATGCAGGCCTAGATCGCCTGTTCAACCCCTATGTCGAGGCGTTGACTCAAGAGATTCGACGAACTGGAGAGGCGTTGGAACATCCCGTCGCTAGCACGCTTTTTCTGGGCGGCGGCACGCCTACCGTATTGCCTGTCGAGCTGCTGGCGGATGTCCTAACTGCCTGCCGTCAAGCCTTTCAGCTCTCTCCTGACGTGGAGATCACCAGCGAGGCGAACCCTGGCACGGTAGATCAAGCGTGCTTCAGCGGGCTGCGTGCTCTGGGTGTCAATCGGCTGAGCATGGGCGTGCAGAGCTTCGATCCGGAAGAGCTGCGGTTTCTGGGCCGTATCCACGGCGCCAATGAAGCGGAAGCGGCATTCCACGCCGCCCGCGCGGCAGGGTTTGAGAACATCAATCTGGACCTCATTTATGGGCTGCCAGGGCAGAAGCCAGAAACATGGCTAGCCACCCTCGATCGGGCGATCGCCCTGGAGCCGGAACATATTTCGCTGTATTCGTTGACCATCGAAGAGGGGACTCCGTTTGCCCGTTGGGCCGCCGAAGGTCGGATTGCTTACCCCGACGATGACTTGGCGGCCGAGCTGTATGAGCTGGCCAGCGAGCGGCTACAGGCTGCTGGCTATGTCCAGTACGAGATCTCCAACTGGGCACGCCATGCCTCGATGCCACCCTTCGCAGACCAGAACCCCCGCTTCGCGTGTCAGCACAACTTGATCTACTGGCGCTATCAGCCGTATTTGGGCTTTGGCGCCGGAGCCCATTCGATGCAGCCTGGTCGGCGCTGGTGGAACCTGCGCAGCCCACAGGCCTACATCCAGCGCATCCGCGAGGGAAAATCCGCCGAAGGAGGACACGAGGTGATCTCCGAGCGGTTGGGTATGGGGGAGATGATGATGCTAGGATTGCGATTAGTGCGCGAGGGAGTGTCCGACGTTGCCTTTCAAAGGCGATGGGGAGTGAGTTTGGCAGAGATCTTCGGACCGGTGCTCGATGAGCTGGAGGCATTGGGTTTGTTAGAACGACTGCCTGGTCGTGTACGTCTCTCGCCGAGGGCATATCTGATCGGCAATCAGGTCTTTGCCCGCTTTTTGCCCTAG
- a CDS encoding FHA domain-containing protein: protein MTVSNTTETAMLILQRGGNEAGRRWLLDRQSLTIGRSEDCDIVLPDRLVSRHHARVYWLDGHYYVEDLGSKNGTHVNGQELKEPRRLEDGDEIQIALRFKLAFVDAGATAPLTLDAAAEPGLRLDPSTRQVFVGGRELNPPLSVAQYRLLELLINAQGSIVTRDEVVHGVWPEAVEEGVSEQAIDALVRRLRERIAELDPDHQYIITVRGHGFRLENRT from the coding sequence ATGACCGTGAGCAATACGACGGAAACCGCCATGCTCATCTTGCAACGAGGTGGCAACGAGGCTGGCCGGCGCTGGCTACTGGACCGACAAAGTCTGACCATTGGCCGCAGTGAGGACTGCGATATCGTCCTGCCCGATCGCTTGGTCTCTCGCCATCATGCGCGTGTGTACTGGCTTGATGGGCACTATTACGTGGAGGATCTGGGCAGCAAAAACGGCACGCACGTCAATGGCCAGGAGTTGAAGGAGCCTCGTCGGCTGGAGGACGGTGATGAGATCCAGATCGCGTTGCGTTTCAAGCTGGCCTTTGTAGACGCCGGCGCCACAGCTCCCTTGACCCTCGACGCAGCCGCTGAGCCGGGATTACGCCTGGATCCCTCGACGCGTCAGGTCTTCGTGGGCGGCCGTGAGCTCAACCCGCCCCTCTCCGTTGCTCAGTACCGACTCCTAGAGCTCTTGATCAACGCGCAGGGAAGCATCGTCACGCGCGATGAGGTCGTACATGGGGTCTGGCCGGAGGCCGTAGAGGAAGGGGTTTCCGAGCAGGCCATAGACGCTTTGGTGCGCCGGCTGCGGGAGCGCATCGCCGAGTTGGATCCCGATCATCAGTACATTATCACCGTGCGCGGCCACGGCTTTCGGTTGGAAAACCGGACATGA
- a CDS encoding serine/threonine protein kinase has protein sequence MDQLLPVGTILRSRYRIIELVGHGGMGAVYRAEDLRLQGRQCAVKEVLPELGLPPDLLAQMQEQFYREASILARLDHPNLPKVSDYFSHHGREYLVMDFVPGRDLKEIVDEARRQDTFLRERRVLGWVAQLLDAVEYLHSQNPPVLHRDIKPSNIKLTPQGTIKLVDFGLVKLMAPDDSRTVTVVQGRGTVQYTPLEQYGGDLGHTDVRSDIYSIGATLYHLLTGIPPADAKQRFLKPGSLVPPRSLNPAISARTERAILAAMSMHPDQRPSSIAELRALLFGVGEIRSGSLSGPTLGQEWQEAMRLNSWLVGAALGLIAVALTVTLLAPPLPTS, from the coding sequence ATGGATCAACTCCTGCCGGTGGGCACCATCTTGCGCTCCCGTTACAGGATCATCGAGCTGGTCGGCCACGGCGGCATGGGTGCCGTGTATCGGGCAGAGGACTTGCGCCTGCAGGGACGGCAGTGCGCAGTCAAAGAAGTGTTGCCCGAGCTGGGACTGCCACCCGATTTGCTGGCCCAGATGCAGGAGCAGTTCTATCGCGAGGCGAGCATCCTCGCTCGCCTGGATCATCCCAATCTGCCCAAGGTTTCGGACTATTTCTCTCACCACGGGCGAGAATACCTAGTGATGGACTTCGTGCCCGGTCGTGATCTGAAGGAGATCGTAGATGAGGCGCGCCGACAGGACACGTTCTTACGTGAGCGCCGTGTGCTGGGATGGGTGGCGCAGTTACTCGACGCGGTCGAGTACCTGCACTCCCAGAACCCGCCGGTCTTGCATCGAGATATCAAGCCTTCCAACATTAAGCTGACCCCTCAAGGCACCATCAAACTGGTAGACTTTGGCCTGGTCAAGTTGATGGCCCCTGATGACAGTCGTACGGTCACCGTCGTGCAAGGGCGAGGGACGGTGCAATACACCCCGCTTGAGCAATACGGTGGAGACCTTGGGCACACCGATGTGCGCTCAGACATCTACTCGATCGGGGCCACATTATACCATTTGCTGACCGGCATTCCGCCGGCCGATGCCAAACAGCGCTTCCTGAAGCCGGGCTCGTTGGTGCCCCCCCGCTCTTTAAACCCCGCCATCTCGGCGCGTACCGAGCGAGCGATCCTGGCCGCCATGTCTATGCATCCTGATCAGCGTCCCAGCAGCATTGCTGAGCTGCGAGCGCTCTTGTTCGGCGTCGGCGAGATCCGCTCCGGATCCCTGAGCGGTCCCACGTTAGGTCAGGAATGGCAAGAGGCGATGCGCCTGAACAGTTGGCTAGTAGGGGCTGCCCTAGGATTGATAGCAGTTGCCTTGACGGTGACGCTGTTGGCGCCGCCCTTGCCAACTTCGTGA